One window from the genome of Hippoglossus hippoglossus isolate fHipHip1 chromosome 6, fHipHip1.pri, whole genome shotgun sequence encodes:
- the slc25a44a gene encoding LOW QUALITY PROTEIN: solute carrier family 25 member 44a (The sequence of the model RefSeq protein was modified relative to this genomic sequence to represent the inferred CDS: inserted 1 base in 1 codon; deleted 1 base in 1 codon; substituted 2 bases at 2 genomic stop codons), with the protein MQRKGEIEIIEWXHLDKRKFFSPSALLALTNRAMAYPTNVIGTRLQAQKGKSLYSGTFDALCKMVTXSKQAHLTTYELVRKCVSLHTTNNTVKSLVAGGTASLVSQTISVPIEVVSQHLMMQGNGEHLTRFKTTPKVMLNPTKXRLTLGQAHEIARPQLIFAADGFRGFYRGYVASLLTYIPSSALWWPFYHFYTEQLSLLAPSHYLYIIHSCLLL; encoded by the exons ATGCAACGGAAAGGGGAAATCGAAATTATCGAATGGTAGCACCTGGACAAGAGGAAGTTTTTCTCCCCGAGTGCATTGTTAGCCTTAACCAACCGGGCCATGGCCTATCCGACCAACGTCATCGGAACCCGTCTCCAGGCGCAGAAGGGAAAGAGCCTCTACTCCGGCACCTTTGATGCTCTCTGCAAGATGGTGA CCTCAAAACAGGCTCATTTAACCACCTATGAACTGGTGCGCAAGTGTGTGTCCCTGCACACGACCAATAACACAGTGAAGTCATTGGTGGCAGGAGGGACAGCGTCCCTTGTGTCCCAGACAATCAGTGTGCCCATAGAGGTAGTGTCTCAGCACCTGATGATGCAAGGAAATGGGGAACACCTGACCCGCTTCAAGACCACACCCAAAGTGATGCTCAACCCAACCAAGTGAAGATTAACCTTGGGGCAGGCGCATGAAATTGCACGACCA CAGCTGATATTTGCAGCTGATGGATTCAGGGGCTTTTACAGGGGCTATGTGGCATCACTACTCACATACATCCCCAGCAGTGCACTGTGGTGgcctttttatcatttttatacaG AGCAGTTGTCCTTGTTGGCACCAAGTCATTATCTGTACATTATACATTCATGCCTTTTGCTATAG
- the wdr61 gene encoding WD repeat-containing protein 61: protein MSTQYSILFKQEHAHDDAIWTAAWGKSEADGSETIVTGSLDDMVKVWKWSDEKLELQWNLEGHQLGVVSVDISHNGAIAASSSLDAHIRLWDLESGKQIKSMDAGPVDAWSVAFSPDSKYIATGSHHGKVNIFGVESGKKEYSLDTRGKFILSIAYSPDGKYLASGAIDGIINIFDIATGKLLHTLEGHAMPIRSLTFSPDSQLLITASDDGYIKIYDVQHANLAATLSGHGAWVLNVAFSPDDTHFVSSSSDKSVKVWDASSRACINTFFDHQDQVWSVKYNSTGSKIISAGDDRAIHIYDCPM from the exons ATGAGCACTCAA TACAGCATCCTATTCAAGCAGGAGCATG CACACGATGACGCCATCTGGACGGCAGCGTGGGGTAAAAGTGAGGCGGATGGGTCTGAAACCATTGTCACTGGCTCACTAGATGATATGGTGAAAGTCTGGAAATG GTCAGACGAGAAGCTGGAGCTGCAGTGGAATCTGGAAGGACACCAACTGGGTGTGGTCTCAGTGGACATCAGTCACAACGGAGCCATCGCTGCCTCGAGCTCCCTGGACGCTCACATCCGTCTCTGGGACCTGGAGTCTGGGAAACAGATCAAGTCCATGGATGCAGGGCCAG tTGATGCATGGTCGGTTGCCTTCTCCCCAGACTCCAAATACATTGCCACAGGAAGTCATCATGGCAAGGTCAACATCTTTGGTGTGGAAAGTGGCAAGAAGGAATATTCTCTGGACACTCGAGGGAAATTCATCCTGAGTATAGCTTAC AGCCCTGATGGAAAATATTTGGCAAGTGGAGCCATTGATGGAATCATCAACATCTTTGACATTGCCACTGGAAAACTACTCCACACACTGGAAG GTCACGCCATGCCCATCAGATCTCTCACCTTCTCCCCGGACTCCCAGCTACTGATCACAGCCTCAGACGACGGCTACATTAAGATTTACGACGT GCAACATGCCAACCTGGCAGCTACACTGAGTGGACATGGAGCATGGGTTCTTAATGTTGCATTCTCCCCAGATgacacacactttgtctcaAG TTCGTCGGACAAGAGCGTCAAGGTTTGGGACGCGAGCTCCAGAGCGTGTATCAACACCTTCTTCGACCATCAAGATCAG GTATGGAGTGTAAAGTACAACAGCACCGGCTCCAAGATCATCTCAGCTGGAGACGACCGCGCCATCCACATCTACGACTGTCCCATGTGA